In Meleagris gallopavo isolate NT-WF06-2002-E0010 breed Aviagen turkey brand Nicholas breeding stock chromosome 2, Turkey_5.1, whole genome shotgun sequence, the following are encoded in one genomic region:
- the LOC100539699 gene encoding LOW QUALITY PROTEIN: NAD(P)(+)--arginine ADP-ribosyltransferase 2-like (The sequence of the model RefSeq protein was modified relative to this genomic sequence to represent the inferred CDS: inserted 1 base in 1 codon), with protein sequence MERVLQCLKAPEAAAFRSVLGTAIVSLWVFVLRKRNGKAIAVLAYSAAGGMCENFNAATRQGGLSHQHYLQSYRFKALHFLLTQALQALRVSQPYCYVVYRGVGGIRFTAQRGMAVRFGQFTSTSLRKEVAVKFGQATFFVIKTCHGAPIKQFSFYPAEDEVLIPPFEVFEVTNFSIVNGRTQIHLRSKGKESKHNCELLKRPCGQWGRGHLEVGLGLSRGLPLPXLPCPRRVQGGSGHREGDPHPSSSGNKGIEI encoded by the exons ATGGAACGTGTCCTGCAGTGCCTCAAAGCCCCAGAAGCTGCTGCCTTCAGATCGGTCCTTGGCACAGCCATCGTGTCCCTGTGGGTGTTCGTCTTGAGAAAAAGGAATGGGAAG GCCATCGCCGTGCTGGCGTACAGCGCTGCAGGGGGGATGTGCGAGAACTTCAACGCAGCCACGCGTCAGGGCGGACTCTCCCACCAGCACTACCTGCAGTCGTACCGCTTCAAGGCGCTGCACTTCCTCCTGACCCAGGCGCTGCAGGCTCTGCGGGTATCCCAGCCCTACTGCTACGTCGTCTATCGCGGTGTTGGGGGCATCCGCTTCACAGCCCAAAGAGGGATGGCTGTGCGCTTCGGCCAGTTCACCTCCACCTCCCTAAGGAAGGAGGTTGCAGTGAAGTTTGGCCAGGCCACCTTCTTTGTGATTAAGACCTGCCATGGTGCCCCCATCAAGCAGTTCTCCTTCTACCCCGCTGAGGATGAAGTCCTCATCCCACCCTTTGAAGTCTTTGAGGTCACCAACTTCTCCATTGTCAATGGCAGAACCCAAATCCATCTCCGCTCTAAGGGGAAGGAGAGTAAACACAACTGTGAGCTTCTAAAGCGTCCGTGTGGGCAGTGGGGTCGGGGCCACCTGGAGGTGGGGTTGGGGCTCAGCCGTGGGTTGCCTTTGC ccctgccctgccccagACGTGTCCAAGGGGGATCAGGGCACAGAGAGGGTGacccccatcccagcagctct GGAAACAAAGGAATAGAGATTTAG
- the LOC104909553 gene encoding carbohydrate sulfotransferase 8-like, producing the protein MRFLLRIVIVATLGIIILVTWRLLWTPGDDLAPKAEEDFTLTLDTFLHVQQLRKKSLRAFCSQSGKATMLQTSREERAHLLSRVRVSTKLNFLYCQVPATGVEGWQQLLEELEEKENGTLPAPLPYTQQHTLQTELSKLNLSTIEAVIGSYTKVLFVRDPFQRLVAAYLQSTHSSSSFSSFVQEALDMGLQKAGTAWKPLVSLCLPCLIQYDYVLMFGFLRQELGHLLQRTRLKANTHLPELTDQHVLWTYSWLSKKLLSELSLQQKQQLAHFYRWDLSAFPFSRSLLSDHLGTPESW; encoded by the exons ATGCGTTTCCTTCTCCGCATCGTCATTGTAGCCACCTTGGGCATCATCATCCTTGTGACCTGGAGGCTTCTCTGGACCCCAGGAG ATGACCTGGCCCCCAAGGCAGAGGAGGATTTCACTCTGACACTGGACACCTTCCTCCATGTTCAGCAGCTCAGGAAGAAAAGCCTGAGAGCTTTCTGCAGCCAGTCAGGCAAAGCCACCATGCTCCAGACAAGCCGAGAGGAGAGAGCTCATCTGCTCTCCAGGGTGAGGGTGAGCACCAAGCTGAACTTCCTCTACTGCCAGGTGCCGGCAACAGGAGTGGagggatggcagcagctgctggaagagctggaagagaaagaaaatgggacGCTCCCGGCACCGCTTCCCTACACTCAGCAGCACACTCTGCAGACAGAGCTGAGCAAACTTAACCTGAGCACGATAGAAGCTGTGATAGGGTCCTACACCAAAGTGCTCTTTGTCAGGGATCCCTTCCAGAGGCTGGTCGCTGCTTACCTGCAAAGCACGCACAGCAGCTCTTCCTTCAGCAGTTTTGTCCAGGAAGCTTTAGACATGGGGCTGCAAAAAGCCGGCACAGCCTGGAAACCACTCGTCAGCCTGTGCCTGCCCTGCCTCATTCAGTACGACTACGTGCTGATGTTTGGCTTCCTTAGGCAGGAGCTGGGCCACCTGCTGCAGCGCACCAGGCTGAAGGCCAACACCCACCTCCCTGAGCTCACCGATCAACACGTGCTGTGGACTTATAGCTGGCTGTCCAAGAAGCTGCTCAGCGAGCTGTCCctccagcagaagcagcagctggctCATTTCTACCGCTGGGACCTTTCTGCTTTCCCATTTTCTCGTAGCTTGCTGTCGGACCACCTCGGCACTCCAGAGAGCTGGTAG
- the STON1 gene encoding stonin-1, whose translation MCSTNPANWVTFDDEPLFQSPQKLVHNQSSCKANGLKLNLSTVHESSSRSSSTGSTPLSSPVVDFYLSPGPPSNSPLTTPTREYPGIQKHGIHVLYPIPEWPPSANPPSPGVCSSLALQKPSSLLLTNDGSVKTSVSKSVDEGNTDLQGSCDKSEESSAVGQFPYFQTDCGFSSPFWNEGCSLSTSPANINVYGKDKVLDKGTCHSKEKELCHDQKSLNQGSFSYICERLEHLQFDGSDAVGTLPISSSHEWHKDPPAVPHSLFRSRKADGWPFMLRIPEKKNMMSSRQWGPIYLRVLAGGILQMYYEKGLEKPFKEFQLQPHCRLSEPKLESYNVSGKIHTVKIECVSYTEKRRYHPKVEVIHEPEVEQMLKLGTTDYNDFTDFLVTVEEELMKLPTTSKQRRNYEEQEMTLEIVDNFWGKVTKGEGKLVESAVITHVYCLCFVNGGTDCFLTLNDLELQKRDERYFEKEVEKKWIKILDCHFHNCVKIQEFEQLRIIKFTPPDACRLELMRFRTQYHGEDLPFSLKAMVVVQGAYVELQAFINMSSTALIPTRLPSVKCCENVMIHFPVPAQWVKALWTMNLQRQKSLKAKMNRRTCLGSLHEIESDPVIQVSIGTAKYESAYRAVVWKIDRLPDKNSSK comes from the coding sequence ATGTGTTCCACAAATCCAGCCAACTGGGTTACCTTTGATGATGAACCACTCTTCCAGTCACCTCAGAAACTGGTGCATAATCAGAGCAGTTGTAAAGCAAACGGACTGAAACTCAATCTCTCTACTGTGCATGAATCTTCGAGTCGATCATCTTCTACAGGTAGCACTCCACTCTCATCTCCTGTAGTTGACTTCTACCTGAGTCCTGGCCCACCCAGTAACTCTCCACTTACTACGCCTACTAGAGAATACCCAGGCATCCAGAAGCACGGGATTCATGTCCTTTATCCTATTCCTGAATGGCCACCAAGTGCTAACCCTCCATCACCTGGGGTTTGCTCTTCCCTAGCCTTGCAGAAACCCAGCAGCCTTCTTTTGACTAATGATGGTTCAGTTAAGACTTCAGTCTCCAAATCAGTAGATGAAGGAAACACTGATCTGCAAGGAAGCTGTGACAAGTCAGAAGAGTCATCAGCAGTGGGGCAGTTCCCATACTTCCAAACCGACTGTGGTTTTTCCAGTCCCTTTTGGAATGAAGGATGCTCACTCAGCACATCACCAGCTAACATTAATGTGTACGGGAAAGATAAAGTACTTGATAAAGGCACTTGTcattctaaagaaaaagagCTTTGCCATGATCAGAAGAGCCTTAACCAGGGCTCCTTCAGCTACATCTGTGAGAGGCTTGAACACCTGCAATTTGATGGCTCTGATGCTGTGGGAACTCTGCCCATCTCCAGTTCTCATGAATGGCACAAAGATCCCCCAGCTGTTCCTCACAGCCTGTTCAGGAGCCGGAAAGCTGATGGATGGCCGTTCATGCTGAGGATTCCTGAAAAGAAGAATATGATGTCATCTCGGCAATGGGGCCCTATTTACCTTAGAGTCCTGGCTGGAGGAATATTACAGATGTACTATGAAAAAGGACTCGAAAAACCTTTCAAAGAATTCCAGCTTCAGCCACACTGTAGGCTATCTGAACCCAAATTAGAGAGCTATAATGTTTCAGGAAAAATTCACACCGTAAAGATTGAGTGTGTATCTTATACAGAGAAAAGGAGGTATCATCCTAAGGTAGAAGTGATCCATGAGCCAGAGGTTGAGCAGATGTTAAAGCTGGGAACCACAGATTATAATGACTTCACTGATTTCCTTGTAACAGTTGAGGAAGAGCTTATGAAGCTTCCTACTACTTCTAAACAAAGGAGAAATTATGAAGAACAAGAAATGACTCTGGAAATAGTGGATAACTTTTGGGGAAAGGTCActaaaggagaaggaaagctcGTAGAAAGTGCTGTTATCACACATGTttattgtttgtgttttgtgaaTGGAGGTACTGACTGCTTTCTAACTCTAAATGACCTGGAACTCCAGAAGAGGGATGAGCGTTACTTTGAGAAGGAGGTGGAGAAGAAATGGATCAAGATTCTTGATTGCCATTTCCACAACTGTGTCAAAATACAGGAATTTGAGCAATTGCGAATTATCAAGTTTACACCCCCTGATGCCTGTAGGCTGGAGCTAATGCGTTTCAGGACACAGTATCATGGAGAAGaccttccattttctctgaagGCAATGGTTGTAGTTCAGGGGGCATATGTAGAACTTCAGGCTTTTATAAATATGTCTTCAACTGCTCTGATCCCAACACGGTTGCCCTCTGTGAAATGCTGTGAAAATGTTATGATACACTTTCCGGTTCCTGCACAGTGGGTCAAAGCACTTTGGACCATGAACTTGCAAAGGCAGAAGTCcctaaaagcaaaaatgaacagaagaaCGTGCCTTGGTTCTTTACATGAGATCGAATCTGATCCTGTAATACAAGTCTCAATTGGAACGGCAAAATATGAGAGTGCCTACAGGGCTGTTGTGTGGAAGATAGACAGGCTTCCAGATAAAAACTCAAGTAAATAA
- the LOC104909563 gene encoding serine/arginine-rich splicing factor 7-like: MARSVGDSAAGNAVGGDGGGIKESRAAEPPAEGAKEGGEEERRGEAAAAAAAILRQRPREGGEAARAAAVLRAGGSGRRGQDGGPGTDPALPCAETKVYVGNLGTGAGKGELERAFSYYGPLRTVWIARNPPGFAFVEFEDPRDAEDAVRGLDGKVICGSRVRVEVSTGMPRRSRYDRPPARRPFDPNDRCYECGEKGHYAYDCHRYSRRRRKQLKGYYGKRLTSSLHLTKCNKNTE, encoded by the exons ATGGCGAGATCCGTGGGTGACTCA GCGGCGGGGAATGCAGTCGGCGGGGACGGGGGAGGTATCAAGGAGAGCCGAGCCGCCGAGCCACCGGCTGAGGGAGCgaaggaaggaggggaagaggagaggcGAGGCGAAGCGGCCGCGGCTGCTGCCGCCATTTTGCGTCAGCGACCGAGGGAAGGGGGGGAGGCAGCGCGTGCCGCCGCCGTGCTAAGGGCGGGAGGGAGCGGGCGGCGCGGACAAGATGGCGGCCCCGGCACTGACCCAGCGCTTCCCTGCGCAGAAACCAAGGTGTACGTGGGGAACCTGGGCACGGGCGCGGGCAAAGGCGAGCTGGAGAGAGCCTTCAGCTACTATGGGCCGCTGAGAACCGTGTGGATCGCCAGGAACCCGCCGGGGTTCGCCTTCGTGGAGTTTGAAGACCCGAGGGATGCTGAAGATGCTGTCCGTGGACTCGATGGGAA GGTGATCTGTGGCTCCAGAGTTCGAGTGGAAGTGTCGACGGGCATGCCCCGTCGCTCCCGTTACGACAGGCCTCCTGCACGGCGCCCCTTTGACCCCAACGACAGATGCTATGAGTGTGGTGAGAAAGGCCACTATGCCTACGACTGCCATCGCTACAGCCGCCGGAGGAGGA AACAGCTAAAGGGTTACTATGGAAAGCGGTTGACCTCCTCGCTGCATCTcacaaaatgcaacaaaaacactgaatga